From Variimorphobacter saccharofermentans, one genomic window encodes:
- a CDS encoding YitT family protein translates to MAKKLMKNRNILILRKYLIIIVGAILMAVSVNLIFEPMELVTGGVSGLAIVVKHLTKNIIEGGFPLWLFTILCNVPLFLLAIKIMGKNFVVSALFGTIAFVLALMVIPIYDLKLDDYLLASILGGAIGGAGIGLIFSVQASTGGTDLIATLFHYYKRHITVPQILIIIDGIIIVIGAIVFGLGNALYAIIAVYINGKVSDGIVEGLKYAKMAYIISDHYTQIADSILHNLDRGVTGLSATGMYSNKERKMLFCVVSKKEIVKIIAISKKIDPSAFVIISDVREVMGEGFIEYRQ, encoded by the coding sequence ATGGCTAAGAAATTAATGAAAAATCGGAATATATTGATTTTACGAAAGTACCTAATCATTATTGTAGGTGCCATTTTAATGGCAGTGTCTGTCAATTTGATATTTGAACCGATGGAGCTGGTAACCGGTGGGGTATCCGGTCTTGCGATTGTTGTAAAGCATCTGACAAAGAACATCATTGAAGGGGGCTTTCCCCTTTGGCTGTTTACCATCCTATGCAATGTACCCTTATTTCTTCTTGCCATAAAAATTATGGGGAAGAATTTTGTGGTTTCGGCACTGTTCGGAACCATAGCCTTTGTCCTGGCGTTAATGGTTATTCCAATCTATGATTTAAAATTAGATGATTATTTACTGGCATCCATTTTGGGTGGTGCAATTGGCGGCGCCGGAATTGGTTTGATATTCTCGGTTCAAGCCTCTACTGGTGGAACGGATCTGATCGCAACCTTGTTTCATTATTATAAAAGGCACATTACAGTGCCGCAGATATTAATCATAATAGATGGTATTATCATTGTAATTGGTGCCATCGTATTCGGGCTGGGGAATGCATTATATGCCATTATTGCTGTGTATATTAACGGGAAGGTTTCGGACGGTATAGTGGAAGGCTTAAAATATGCGAAAATGGCGTATATTATATCGGATCATTATACTCAGATTGCAGACTCCATTCTTCATAATCTGGATCGAGGTGTCACTGGTCTGAGCGCGACTGGAATGTATTCTAATAAGGAAAGAAAGATGTTATTTTGTGTTGTATCCAAGAAAGAAATCGTGAAAATCATAGCAATTTCGAAGAAAATTGATCCGAGTGCCTTTGTTATTATCAGTGATGTCAGAGAGGTAATGGGGGAAGGTTTTATTGAATATAGACAGTAA
- the ymfI gene encoding elongation factor P 5-aminopentanone reductase: MNKKTVLITGSSRGIGKAIAVKFAKKGYNVVINCAHNEEELLKTKAEIETYQISCHAYLGDMGSYDAASELFRQIKKLYGSIDVLVNNAGISYIGLLTDMKPEDWNRVISTNLTSVFNCCSLAIPDMVKNRYGKIINISSVWGAVGASCEVAYSASKGGMNAFTKALAKELAPSNIQVNAVSCGAIDTEMNRFLTDDELMQLINEIPASRLGRAEEVADLVYHLAYKNEYLTGQIIGLDGGWI; the protein is encoded by the coding sequence ATGAATAAAAAAACGGTGTTAATTACCGGCTCTTCACGTGGCATCGGTAAGGCAATCGCAGTCAAATTCGCAAAAAAAGGTTATAACGTAGTTATAAATTGCGCACACAATGAGGAAGAGCTTTTGAAGACCAAGGCCGAAATTGAGACCTATCAGATCTCCTGCCATGCTTACCTGGGTGATATGGGGAGTTATGATGCTGCCAGTGAATTATTCAGGCAGATAAAAAAGCTATATGGCAGCATAGATGTATTAGTTAATAATGCAGGTATATCCTATATCGGCCTTCTTACCGACATGAAGCCGGAGGATTGGAATCGGGTAATCTCAACCAATCTAACCTCCGTATTTAATTGCTGTTCTCTAGCTATCCCAGACATGGTGAAAAACAGATACGGAAAAATAATCAATATTTCTTCCGTATGGGGAGCAGTTGGCGCATCCTGTGAGGTCGCATATTCCGCTTCTAAGGGTGGAATGAATGCCTTTACAAAGGCACTGGCGAAAGAACTGGCACCCAGTAATATACAAGTAAATGCAGTTTCCTGTGGTGCAATCGATACCGAAATGAACCGCTTCCTAACCGATGACGAGCTCATGCAATTAATAAATGAAATCCCTGCAAGTCGTCTGGGAAGAGCAGAAGAGGTTGCTGATCTGGTATATCATCTTGCTTATAAGAACGAATATCTTACAGGACAGATCATCGGATTGGACGGCGGGTGGATTTAA
- a CDS encoding amidophosphoribosyltransferase, with protein MGGFFAVTSKTDCVFDLFFGTDYHSHLGTRRGGMAVYGPKGFDRAIHNIENSPFRTKFEKDVNKMEGNFGIGCISDYESQPLIVRSHHGTYSITTVGKINNTDAIVKDIFSKGNTHFLEMSGGDINATELVAAIINQKDNIVEGIQYALEIIDGSMSLLLMTSKGIFAARDRLGRTPVVIGKKEEAFCASFESFAYLNLGYNNYKELGPGEIVVMTPEAVTTLSMPGTDMKICTFLWIYYGYPSSSYEGVSVEQMRYNCGALLSQRDNVRPDIVAGVPDSGTAHAIGYANASNIPFSRPFIKYTPTWPRSFMPTIQSKRNLIAKMKLIPVHDLIKDKSLLLIDDSIVRGTQLRETTEFLYQSGAKEVHIRPACPPLLYGCKYLNFSRSTSDMDLITRRVIQKLEGTQSEEVLKEYSNPDSDRYKNMLETIKEELNFTSLRYHRLDDMVKSVGISPCKLCTYCWNGKE; from the coding sequence ATGGGCGGATTTTTTGCAGTAACGTCAAAAACAGATTGTGTATTTGATTTATTTTTTGGAACGGATTATCATTCACACCTAGGAACAAGGCGTGGCGGAATGGCTGTTTATGGCCCAAAGGGATTTGACCGTGCAATCCATAACATTGAAAATTCTCCTTTTCGAACAAAATTTGAAAAGGATGTTAATAAGATGGAGGGCAACTTCGGAATCGGATGTATCTCCGATTATGAATCACAACCTCTCATCGTACGCTCCCATCACGGGACATACTCCATAACAACCGTAGGAAAAATAAATAATACAGATGCTATTGTGAAAGATATCTTCAGCAAAGGAAATACTCATTTTTTAGAAATGAGCGGTGGCGATATTAATGCTACGGAATTGGTTGCAGCGATCATTAACCAAAAGGATAATATCGTTGAAGGAATTCAATATGCTCTGGAAATCATCGATGGTTCCATGTCGCTCCTTCTTATGACGTCAAAAGGTATTTTTGCTGCCAGGGACCGTTTAGGAAGAACTCCTGTGGTAATCGGCAAAAAGGAAGAGGCCTTCTGTGCCTCCTTTGAAAGTTTCGCTTATTTGAATCTCGGATATAATAATTATAAAGAACTAGGACCGGGTGAAATTGTAGTTATGACTCCGGAGGCAGTAACAACCTTAAGCATGCCTGGAACCGATATGAAAATCTGTACCTTTTTATGGATATATTATGGTTATCCTTCTTCCTCTTATGAGGGAGTCAGTGTAGAGCAAATGCGATATAACTGTGGTGCTTTGCTTTCACAACGTGACAATGTAAGACCGGATATCGTTGCTGGTGTTCCGGATTCCGGAACTGCGCATGCCATCGGCTATGCCAATGCTTCCAATATTCCCTTTTCCAGACCGTTTATTAAATACACTCCTACCTGGCCGCGTTCCTTCATGCCGACCATCCAGAGCAAACGTAATCTCATTGCAAAAATGAAGCTTATTCCGGTTCATGATTTAATCAAGGATAAAAGCTTATTATTGATTGATGACTCCATTGTACGTGGTACCCAACTCAGGGAAACAACGGAGTTTTTATACCAAAGTGGTGCTAAAGAGGTACATATTCGTCCTGCCTGTCCACCTTTATTATACGGTTGTAAATATCTGAATTTTTCCCGTTCCACTTCTGATATGGATCTGATCACCAGAAGAGTGATTCAAAAGCTTGAGGGAACTCAGTCCGAGGAAGTCTTAAAAGAATATTCGAATCCGGATTCGGATCGTTATAAAAATATGTTAGAAACAATAAAAGAAGAATTGAATTTCACTTCCTTGCGTTACCATCGTTTGGATGATATGGTGAAATCCGTTGGTATTAGTCCATGTAAACTATGTACCTATTGCTGGAATGGAAAAGAATAA
- a CDS encoding insulinase family protein, with the protein MKKRVYLILVAVFLCLSVVLGSSRSALAKENVKKGDKISGFTVKNIDYDAPTSSTEILFEHEKTGAKLLVIQNNDINRGFAIKFNTIAENDKGINHIIEHSVLGGSKKYPSKNILFDVSNTTYNSFVNAFTYKNMTVYPICSKSEEQLLKSADIYLDSVFNPLLLSDKRIFEREGLRLELKDESSDLIYNGIVYNEMQGSLGSIESAAVSNASKAIFPDSHQGNISGGDPDAIRTLTYEEVLKTYKKNYHPSNCLIVLYGDLEYKAFLKMIDKDYLSSYNKKNYKADRGTQKAFKKLAEKTYSFPAAKGTDSNKAVIDLVFACSDSKKMGFEDYVGLNIAISLLNLDNSELKKALMDSKIAESYSIGIDTTTYQPTIHFIAQNADASKKKEFYNIIVKELKAVVKKGFDTDLVRSSLRTMEFEQALGSTEGSAVNAIIQACLYDDIFGDSQIDYSSYYEKIVSKLDKKVLEKTVDKYLVKNNFAALTVTEAKPGLLEKNQKALEESLAKMKASMSKKEIKALVKKTEDFNTWNNQETPDDILKSLRAVSLKDITSEIKEREIKETTVGGVKLVTAMADIPSVSAIRMNFNLSHLTMEELLYLKFYSDMLSYGMATKNRTEGQILSESTEKLYSGLPSVGAIMEDDKDTKAYPVITFSYYGFKNEYKDTFDLVSDILLNSDIENITTYGSRTISNLKSYYQYMFAEPLSLAAYRALAYTSQTYRYYNYLNGLDYYNFIQKLEKNLASNPDEVVKKLSEVRTKAFTKNNLDVLFVGGSNAQAAFQDAMPDFTSKLPDEKYEKVTHNLPVPSKREALTNNSTVQYVISNSSMSENGVPTSAKINVITSILNNLMLTPEIRLKGGAYGVTAFAENDNYVTYTYRDSNYVNSLAVIGGTDEFLLNTQSFMTEDALESYKMTAYAAASPSSNEITDAMVALQSYYLGISLQDRLNVLNEIKDTSLADISTYADYMEKINGNSNYVVVASPSEIEKNKSMFDKVIPLQ; encoded by the coding sequence ATGAAGAAAAGAGTCTATTTAATACTGGTAGCAGTGTTTCTGTGTTTATCAGTAGTGTTAGGGTCATCCCGGTCAGCCTTAGCAAAAGAAAATGTAAAAAAAGGAGATAAGATCTCAGGTTTTACGGTGAAGAATATTGATTATGATGCGCCGACCAGTTCAACCGAGATTTTATTTGAACATGAGAAAACCGGTGCGAAATTACTTGTAATTCAAAATAATGATATTAACCGGGGATTTGCAATTAAATTTAATACGATTGCTGAAAATGATAAGGGGATTAATCATATCATAGAGCACTCCGTATTAGGAGGAAGCAAGAAATATCCCAGCAAGAACATTTTATTTGATGTGTCAAACACTACATATAATTCCTTTGTAAATGCTTTTACCTATAAAAATATGACGGTATATCCCATATGCTCGAAAAGCGAAGAGCAGCTACTGAAATCAGCTGATATTTATCTGGACAGTGTATTTAATCCGTTACTTTTATCGGATAAAAGAATTTTTGAGAGAGAAGGCTTGCGTCTTGAATTAAAGGATGAGTCTTCTGATCTGATCTATAACGGTATTGTATACAATGAAATGCAGGGAAGCTTGGGAAGCATTGAAAGTGCTGCTGTCAGTAATGCGTCAAAAGCCATATTCCCTGATTCACATCAGGGTAACATCTCTGGAGGAGATCCCGATGCAATCCGTACATTAACCTATGAGGAAGTACTTAAAACATATAAGAAGAACTATCACCCATCGAACTGTCTAATCGTTCTTTATGGAGATTTAGAGTATAAAGCATTCTTAAAAATGATCGATAAGGATTATTTATCTTCCTATAACAAGAAGAATTATAAAGCAGATCGTGGTACACAAAAGGCATTTAAGAAGTTAGCGGAGAAGACGTATAGCTTCCCGGCAGCAAAAGGTACCGATAGCAATAAGGCCGTAATTGATTTGGTTTTTGCATGTAGCGATAGCAAGAAAATGGGCTTTGAGGATTATGTAGGCCTTAATATTGCTATCTCCCTACTCAATCTTGATAACTCAGAATTAAAAAAGGCTTTAATGGATAGTAAGATAGCAGAATCCTATAGTATTGGAATTGATACGACAACCTATCAGCCTACAATACATTTTATTGCACAGAATGCAGATGCCTCAAAGAAAAAAGAGTTCTATAATATAATAGTTAAGGAATTAAAGGCAGTTGTGAAGAAGGGCTTCGATACAGATCTGGTAAGGTCCTCCCTACGTACCATGGAATTTGAACAAGCGTTAGGAAGTACAGAAGGCAGTGCAGTAAATGCAATAATACAGGCATGTTTGTATGATGATATCTTTGGAGACTCTCAGATCGACTATAGTAGCTACTATGAAAAGATTGTATCTAAGCTTGATAAGAAGGTTCTTGAAAAAACAGTTGATAAATACTTGGTTAAAAACAACTTTGCTGCATTGACTGTTACAGAAGCAAAGCCAGGTCTTTTAGAGAAAAACCAAAAAGCATTGGAAGAGAGCCTTGCAAAAATGAAGGCGTCCATGTCTAAGAAGGAAATAAAGGCTCTAGTGAAGAAAACGGAAGATTTTAATACATGGAACAATCAGGAAACACCGGATGATATTCTTAAATCCTTAAGAGCAGTATCATTAAAGGATATTACCTCTGAGATTAAGGAGCGTGAAATTAAGGAAACTACTGTTGGCGGAGTGAAGCTTGTTACCGCAATGGCAGACATTCCGTCCGTTAGTGCAATCAGGATGAACTTTAATTTGAGTCATCTGACCATGGAAGAGTTGCTATATTTGAAGTTCTACTCCGATATGCTAAGTTATGGTATGGCTACCAAAAACAGAACAGAAGGCCAGATTTTAAGCGAATCTACCGAAAAGCTTTATAGTGGCTTGCCATCAGTTGGAGCAATAATGGAGGATGACAAGGATACCAAAGCATATCCGGTCATTACTTTCAGCTACTATGGCTTTAAAAATGAATATAAGGATACCTTTGATTTAGTATCTGATATTTTATTAAATTCGGATATCGAAAATATCACAACCTATGGTTCGAGAACTATTTCGAATTTAAAATCGTACTATCAATATATGTTTGCTGAACCGTTGTCTTTGGCTGCATATCGTGCTTTAGCATATACAAGCCAAACCTATAGATATTATAACTATCTGAATGGATTGGATTACTATAATTTCATTCAGAAATTAGAAAAGAATCTGGCTTCAAATCCGGATGAGGTAGTAAAGAAATTAAGCGAAGTACGTACGAAAGCATTTACGAAAAATAACTTGGATGTTCTGTTTGTCGGAGGAAGTAATGCTCAGGCAGCATTCCAGGATGCAATGCCTGATTTTACAAGCAAGCTGCCGGATGAGAAGTACGAGAAGGTGACACATAACCTTCCGGTACCGTCTAAGAGAGAGGCATTAACCAATAACTCAACTGTTCAGTACGTTATTTCCAATTCCTCTATGTCGGAAAATGGTGTACCAACCAGTGCTAAGATTAATGTAATAACCAGTATACTCAACAATCTTATGCTTACACCGGAAATTCGGTTAAAGGGAGGCGCTTACGGAGTAACAGCCTTTGCAGAAAATGATAATTATGTTACCTATACCTATAGGGACAGTAATTACGTGAATTCTTTAGCAGTTATCGGTGGCACGGACGAGTTTTTACTGAATACTCAATCATTTATGACGGAGGATGCCTTAGAAAGCTATAAGATGACGGCCTATGCAGCAGCCAGCCCAAGCTCCAATGAGATTACAGACGCAATGGTTGCATTACAGAGCTATTATCTTGGTATCAGCTTACAGGATCGTCTGAATGTGTTAAATGAGATTAAGGACACATCCCTTGCGGATATTAGTACCTATGCAGATTATATGGAGAAGATAAATGGAAACAGCAATTATGTAGTTGTTGCATCCCCAAGTGAGATAGAAAAAAATAAATCCATGTTTGATAAGGTAATTCCACTTCAATAA
- a CDS encoding C45 family autoproteolytic acyltransferase/hydolase, whose amino-acid sequence MQNVKTAYYEIEGSHYEIGRKIAQLTGKDLRAAPPEHFNEEEIEKALALYDQHCPGIKEELIGFCDEVGMPLRENAFTWMSHLVPRCSGLALLPPHTENGHILLGRNYEFSIEDEDFHVYRIAPTGKYAHIGGSLIEFGRSEGINECGLAVSLSSCGFPVSNIPGMREPAIQGLHFWIVLRSLLDNCKNIKEALNKLQEIPIAYNMNLLLADREQNIALVETMDGEMAIQKGGNLGDSTFLCATNHIAIDSFKNRESFAMRNSLVRYETIKKYVEHTKSITEQGLKKFLLTKYPEGMTVWYYKDWFGTVKSVVMDVNEGKYSICWGGREENGWDDYYVDKKIGNCEKEITVINEPGNKEFFEVVPF is encoded by the coding sequence ATGCAAAACGTTAAAACCGCTTATTATGAAATCGAAGGATCGCATTATGAAATCGGACGTAAGATAGCACAGTTAACAGGAAAGGATCTTCGTGCTGCTCCTCCGGAGCATTTTAATGAAGAAGAAATTGAGAAAGCACTCGCACTCTATGATCAACACTGCCCTGGGATTAAGGAGGAGTTAATCGGCTTCTGTGATGAAGTGGGTATGCCTCTTCGTGAAAATGCCTTCACATGGATGAGCCATTTGGTTCCAAGATGTTCCGGACTCGCTCTACTTCCACCTCATACAGAGAATGGACATATCTTACTGGGACGTAACTACGAATTCAGCATAGAAGATGAAGACTTTCATGTATACCGGATTGCACCCACCGGAAAATATGCTCATATTGGTGGTTCCCTTATAGAGTTTGGACGTTCAGAGGGAATTAACGAATGCGGATTAGCAGTATCTTTATCCTCTTGTGGTTTTCCTGTAAGCAACATCCCCGGTATGCGCGAGCCAGCAATTCAGGGTCTGCACTTCTGGATTGTCTTACGAAGTCTGCTTGACAACTGTAAAAATATTAAAGAAGCTTTGAATAAGCTTCAGGAAATACCGATTGCATATAACATGAATCTGCTTCTTGCCGATCGGGAGCAGAACATCGCTCTGGTGGAAACTATGGATGGTGAGATGGCTATTCAAAAGGGTGGAAACCTGGGCGACTCAACCTTTTTATGCGCTACTAATCATATTGCCATTGATTCCTTTAAGAACAGGGAAAGCTTTGCGATGCGTAACTCCCTGGTTCGTTATGAAACCATAAAGAAATATGTAGAGCATACTAAAAGCATTACGGAACAGGGACTTAAGAAGTTTCTTCTCACCAAGTATCCGGAAGGCATGACCGTATGGTATTATAAGGACTGGTTCGGTACGGTTAAGTCCGTCGTAATGGATGTTAACGAAGGAAAATATTCCATTTGCTGGGGTGGCCGTGAAGAGAATGGCTGGGATGATTACTACGTTGATAAGAAAATTGGAAATTGCGAGAAGGAAATAACCGTAATCAATGAGCCCGGGAACAAGGAGTTCTTCGAAGTAGTTCCTTTCTAG
- a CDS encoding AraC family transcriptional regulator has product MEWVYALNEAIEYIEKNLLSEITCDSVASHIHISSFHFQRSFTLLTGLTVGEYIRNRRLSLAGQELLDSNNKIVDVALRYGYDTPESFTKAFKRFHGISPIQAKKSGAKLKSFNRLYLKLTVQGGSTIDYSIVKKPSFKVVVTSRKFIGENYGIEIPLYWKEYQEAGLLEKVCGEFGIRIFSAECNQEFEYCIGCRTELANEMPPGFRRVIIPAYTWAVFRCIGPMPHAIQDMWNRIYTEWLPQAKYEFLNTHDIECYTDGDTSSDTYESEIWIPVQIKRKR; this is encoded by the coding sequence ATGGAATGGGTATATGCATTAAATGAAGCCATTGAATATATTGAAAAAAACCTTTTATCCGAGATTACCTGTGACTCTGTGGCTTCTCATATTCATATTTCTTCCTTTCATTTTCAGCGATCCTTTACATTACTAACAGGACTGACGGTAGGCGAGTACATTCGCAATCGACGACTTTCACTAGCTGGGCAGGAATTATTGGACAGTAATAATAAAATTGTTGATGTTGCCTTAAGATACGGTTACGATACTCCAGAAAGCTTTACCAAAGCCTTTAAGCGTTTCCATGGCATCTCTCCCATACAGGCCAAAAAATCAGGTGCTAAGCTCAAATCATTCAATCGCCTTTATCTTAAACTCACAGTGCAAGGTGGCAGCACCATAGATTACAGTATAGTAAAAAAGCCTTCCTTTAAAGTGGTTGTAACCTCTCGTAAATTTATTGGCGAGAATTATGGCATAGAAATTCCTCTCTATTGGAAGGAGTATCAGGAAGCAGGACTATTGGAAAAGGTATGTGGTGAATTCGGCATCCGTATTTTTTCGGCGGAATGTAATCAAGAATTCGAATACTGTATCGGATGTCGTACAGAATTAGCAAATGAGATGCCGCCGGGTTTCCGTCGGGTGATAATACCTGCCTATACATGGGCAGTGTTTCGGTGCATCGGTCCCATGCCCCATGCAATACAAGATATGTGGAATCGCATCTATACCGAATGGCTCCCACAGGCCAAATATGAGTTTCTTAATACTCACGATATAGAATGTTATACGGACGGTGATACATCTTCCGATACATATGAAAGTGAAATCTGGATCCCTGTTCAAATAAAAAGAAAGCGGTAA
- a CDS encoding condensation domain-containing protein — protein sequence MSNDIITERADLFEPNINIVMVADIIGLTSDEILIESVKKAFEVNEALHSRIILDTSGKAWYEKSFTRENTVYVSDKPWQEIQKEQEKIPFRIWEGELIRVFLLHVGRIIRLLVIAHHLAGDGKSIVYFIEDIMRGLNGEVLEYKPLRLIYPQELPAKSKLPWYVRLLTMSYHRKWLQNARVFQFTDYQRMFTQYWNQRSSIIYLEHFDKDELNKLHQHAKQAGVTINSFIATAFLYAYQKNADIGVAVDIREDQNRNMGNQTTGISINYGYAENKSFEENAREVQSRIRKKISNDYHKHFILQFIAAMDGTLIDSAYMKLYGDYHNKISGRFAELMQYSGNSKDFGITNLTRLDIPNQYGRYRLENFLFIPPIMSYVKRVVGVATLGDEMNITYHILKENDCDMELAMFKRAISCLRDTGSQ from the coding sequence TTGTCTAACGATATCATAACGGAACGAGCGGATTTATTTGAACCTAATATTAATATTGTTATGGTTGCTGATATTATCGGCCTGACATCTGATGAGATTCTGATCGAATCTGTGAAAAAAGCATTTGAGGTAAACGAGGCATTACACTCCAGGATTATACTTGATACCTCGGGTAAAGCCTGGTATGAGAAAAGCTTTACTCGGGAAAATACCGTCTATGTATCAGATAAACCCTGGCAGGAGATTCAAAAAGAGCAGGAGAAAATACCATTTCGAATCTGGGAGGGCGAGCTGATTCGTGTCTTTTTGCTTCATGTGGGAAGAATTATAAGACTTCTGGTTATTGCACATCATCTTGCGGGTGATGGAAAATCGATTGTTTACTTTATAGAAGATATCATGCGCGGGCTGAACGGAGAAGTGTTGGAATATAAGCCGTTAAGATTGATTTATCCCCAAGAGCTTCCAGCAAAAAGTAAGCTTCCGTGGTATGTAAGACTGCTGACGATGAGCTATCACAGGAAATGGTTACAGAATGCAAGAGTATTTCAATTTACTGATTATCAGAGGATGTTCACACAATATTGGAATCAAAGGAGCTCCATTATATATCTGGAGCACTTTGATAAGGATGAGCTGAATAAGCTGCATCAGCATGCAAAACAGGCTGGTGTAACTATTAACAGCTTTATTGCCACCGCATTTTTATATGCCTATCAAAAGAATGCGGATATTGGAGTTGCAGTTGATATCAGGGAAGATCAGAATAGGAATATGGGGAATCAGACCACGGGAATCAGCATTAACTATGGTTATGCTGAAAATAAATCATTTGAAGAAAATGCCCGAGAAGTACAGAGTCGAATACGTAAGAAGATCTCGAATGATTATCATAAGCATTTTATACTGCAATTTATAGCCGCTATGGATGGGACATTAATTGATTCTGCTTATATGAAACTGTATGGTGACTATCACAATAAGATTTCGGGGAGATTTGCCGAGCTGATGCAATACTCCGGCAATTCTAAGGACTTTGGGATAACCAATTTAACAAGACTTGATATTCCCAATCAATACGGAAGATATAGGTTGGAGAATTTTCTTTTTATACCACCGATTATGTCCTATGTAAAAAGAGTGGTTGGAGTTGCTACCTTGGGTGATGAAATGAATATTACTTATCATATCCTGAAGGAAAATGATTGTGATATGGAACTTGCGATGTTCAAAAGGGCAATCAGCTGTCTTCGGGATACCGGTTCCCAATAA
- a CDS encoding SDR family NAD(P)-dependent oxidoreductase, which translates to MNLFDLSGKVAVVTGASSGIGADAAIAYAEAGADVAILARRMEKLEVVKRKVEELGRKALAVPCDVSSEESIKHAVEVVLSEYPKIDILLNCAGIAVRGGVEDVTIEDWDKSFDINVRGYFLMSKYILPVMVKNNYGKIVNISSVNAIIADKYDKLIRIPYNSSKAAVVGLTTGMAAAYAKYNITVNAVGPGFFITEMTTEMAKSFVFKKMYNAIVPAGRAGEQGEVNGTILYLSSDASKYVQGQFICVDGGVSIV; encoded by the coding sequence ATGAATTTATTTGATTTATCAGGAAAAGTTGCTGTAGTAACGGGTGCGTCCTCGGGAATAGGAGCTGACGCGGCAATCGCTTATGCAGAAGCGGGAGCGGATGTGGCTATTCTGGCAAGGAGAATGGAAAAACTAGAGGTAGTAAAAAGAAAAGTCGAGGAATTAGGAAGAAAAGCACTGGCAGTTCCCTGTGATGTGTCCAGTGAAGAAAGTATAAAACATGCGGTAGAAGTAGTACTCTCCGAATACCCGAAGATTGATATACTATTGAATTGTGCAGGAATTGCTGTACGGGGAGGGGTCGAGGACGTTACGATTGAAGACTGGGATAAGAGCTTTGATATCAATGTTCGTGGGTACTTTCTCATGAGCAAATACATATTACCGGTAATGGTTAAAAATAATTATGGAAAGATAGTGAACATCTCGTCAGTAAACGCGATAATCGCTGATAAATATGACAAGCTGATACGAATACCCTATAATTCCTCGAAGGCAGCAGTTGTAGGGCTAACAACAGGTATGGCTGCTGCTTATGCAAAATATAATATTACTGTGAATGCGGTAGGGCCAGGTTTTTTTATTACTGAGATGACCACTGAGATGGCAAAATCCTTTGTATTCAAGAAGATGTACAATGCGATTGTACCTGCAGGAAGAGCAGGTGAGCAGGGGGAGGTGAATGGAACCATCCTTTATCTTTCCAGTGATGCATCGAAATATGTACAGGGCCAGTTTATCTGTGTAGATGGAGGGGTTTCTATTGTCTAA
- a CDS encoding TetR/AcrR family transcriptional regulator, whose protein sequence is MPKSKEQCEEIREATKQKIIRESILYFSRNGFAGTKISELSKAIGIAQGTIYNYFESKEDLFIEINKVINHQDLNQLKRLAKLPIPAKMKIRKLSEEVLRSLQEEPGFAEMITLGTQQTYGSGENVSAEASYQSEVFKLLAKIVEQGQKEGSIVQGSVMKLVDYYWGVVYLYALKKLFTKEYEMINAEDLDRVLLK, encoded by the coding sequence ATGCCAAAATCAAAAGAACAGTGCGAAGAAATTAGAGAGGCAACAAAGCAGAAAATTATTCGAGAATCCATCCTTTACTTTTCAAGAAATGGTTTTGCAGGGACAAAAATCAGTGAATTATCCAAAGCGATCGGAATCGCCCAGGGCACCATATATAACTATTTCGAATCGAAGGAAGATTTATTTATTGAGATTAATAAGGTGATTAACCATCAGGATCTCAATCAGTTGAAGCGTCTCGCTAAGCTCCCTATCCCGGCAAAAATGAAGATACGGAAGTTATCCGAGGAAGTCTTAAGAAGCCTACAGGAGGAGCCGGGATTTGCAGAGATGATTACACTTGGCACTCAGCAAACCTATGGATCTGGTGAGAATGTGTCAGCAGAAGCATCCTACCAAAGTGAGGTATTTAAGCTTCTTGCGAAAATAGTAGAACAGGGTCAGAAGGAAGGAAGTATCGTGCAAGGAAGTGTTATGAAACTGGTGGATTATTATTGGGGTGTGGTATATTTATACGCTTTGAAAAAGCTATTTACCAAGGAGTATGAGATGATTAATGCAGAAGATTTGGATAGAGTTTTACTAAAATAA